One stretch of Armigeres subalbatus isolate Guangzhou_Male chromosome 2, GZ_Asu_2, whole genome shotgun sequence DNA includes these proteins:
- the LOC134211541 gene encoding coiled-coil domain-containing protein 6 → MDSPCESESSLDGGAMLPPSPVSREQLQKRIESLTQQNKVLKVELDTYKIRVKVIQEENRALRQASVIIQAKAEQEEEYISNTLLKKIQALKKEKETLAHHYEREEECLTNDLSRKLDQLRQEKCKLELTLEQEQECLVNKLMRKIEKLEAETSAKQNHLEQLRREMVELENTLEQEQEALVNKLWKRMDKLEAEKRSLQIKLDQPVSDPTSPKEINHRIENGNDTASQLTAHIQNLRSEVDQLRTNLAAAAKESQEKSQHFAQEEKCIRDENKRLQRKLQQEVERREALSRHLSESESSLEFEEERLFNENVSAFAAAGSSSSNRPISPGGLTRCHTCGQLVSRRTSERFIKPAIPIGLNTSAPNMLHHASAGPASCQPGSGSGVHFPSMSAGAGTAGGGGGMSSLNSSISSSSTHNTSSNISFSGNSSFVQPASPMDTSMCKD, encoded by the exons ATGGACAGCCCCTGTGAATCGGAAAGTTCCCTCGATGGCGGAGCAATGCTCCCTCCGAGCCCAGTGTCGCGGGAACAGCTACAGAAACGCATCGAAAGTTTAACTCAACAGAATAA AGTACTGAAGGTTGAACTGGATACCTACAAAATCAGGGTAAAGGTAATTCAAGAAGAAAATCGAGCATTACGACAGGCATCAGTTATTATT CAAGCGAAAGCCGAACAAGAGGAGGAATACATTTCGAACACGCTGCTAAAGAAAATCCAAGCCCtcaaaaaagaaaaggaaaCCCTGGCACATCATTACGAGCGCGAAGAGGAATGTCTAACCAATGATTTGTCGCGCAAACTGGATCAGCTGCGGCAAGAGAAATGTAAACTGGAGCTTACCCTGGAGCAGGAGCAAGAATGTCTAGTGAACAAACTGATGCGAAAGATCGAAAAACTCGAGGCCGAAACATCGGCTAAGCAAAATCATCTGGAACAGTTGCGCCGCGAAATGGTGGAGCTGGAGAACACGCTCGAGCAGGAGCAAGAAGCACTTGTCAACAAGCTTTGGAAGCGAATGGACAAACTGGAAGCCGAGAAGCGCTCGCTACAGATCAAACTGGACCAACCGGTGTCCGATCCGACTAGTCCGAA AGAAATTAACCACCGCATCGAAAATGGTAACGACACTGCTTCGCAGCTTACGGCTCACATTCAAAATCTACGATCGGAGGTTGATCAGTTGCGCACCAATCTGGCAGCAGCGGCGAAGGAAAGCCAGGAGAAATCTCAGCACTTTGCTCAAGAGGAGAAGTGTATTCGCGACGAGAATAAGCGATTGCAGAGAAAGCTACAGCAAGAGGTGGAACGCCGCGAAGCTCTCTCTCGTCATCTTTCCGAGTCAGAATCTTCCCTCGAGTTCGAGGAGGAACGCTTGTTCAACGAAAATGTGTCCGCGTTCGCTGCGGCGGGTAGCAGCAGCAGTAATCGGCCCATCAGCCCCGGGGGATTGACCCGTTGTCACACATGTGGTCAGCTTGTAAGCCGTCGTACCAGTGAACGATTCATCAAGCCCGCGATTCCCATCGGTTTGAACACGTCGGCACCGAATATGCTTCATCACGCCAGCGCCGGACCGGCGTCTTGTCAGCCAGGGTCTGGGAGCGGCGTTCACTTCCCATCGATGTCCGCTGGTGCCGGTACTGCAGGAGGTGGAGGAGGCATGAGTTCCCTCAATAGTAGCATCTCTTCGTCGTCGACGCATAACACTAGCAGCAACATTTCCTTCAGTGGAAACTCGTCCTTCGTACAGCCGGCCAGTCCAATGGATACCTCAATGTGTAAGGACTAG